Genomic DNA from Podospora pseudoanserina strain CBS 124.78 chromosome 4, whole genome shotgun sequence:
TCCTTGCCTGACTTGGGCTCAGAAGTGCCATTTGTCTCTCCATTCTTGACCGCGTCACCGTTCTTTGCCTCGCCGTTCTTTGTTGACTTGGTGCCATTTGTTGTGGCAGCCGTGTCACTCTtcgaagcagcagcagcagcaacagcagcagcagaagcagcaggcagATCTCCCATCAGAGCCCCCATCCGGGACTCGGCCCCTCGCAACTCGCCAGCCTTGCTGTGATTCTCGAGGTGTAGcccatcaacatcttctGCAGTTCCCATTCCCTTTCTGGCAACCCCGTACTTCTCGAGAGCCTTGTCGTTCTCCTCTGCCGTTGCTACCCACCCCAGCTCGCCAACTTCAAACTGGACCACAACGATGTTTCCATCTAAGCTGCAGGCAAACAAGGTCTGGCCATCTGGGGCCCATGCCAAGTCTGAAATGGACTTGGATGCTACATCCTGCACAATCACAACTGGCCGAGAGGTGTTTGTGTTCCATATACTCAACGTCTTGTCCTGACCAGCAGAGGCAATGACTGTCACCAGTGATCCGGATGCGCCCTTCTCGGCCGGGTTTTGGGTATGGAACAAACGAGGCGAGAACATACACGCCTCAGTTGGGCCTTCGTGACCAATCAGGTTGATCTGGCTGTCCCATCTTGAACGCTCAATGATGGCCACACTGCTGACTGGGCCGTTTACTGCATTCGCGGCCGCGATGTGATTGCCATCTGGCGACCAACTACACCTCCGAAAGTACGTGGTGAGCGGGGAGCTCTTGAACGGCGCACTGATGGTAGTCTCGAGAACAAAGTTGTTGACCATATCGTGGGCGGTGGCATTCGGAGCCGGAGGGGTAAACCGGAAAATCTTGATGGTCCGGTCATCACCGGCGGTAGCGAAGAACTTATTGGCCGGGTCAAAGGTGATCCCCTTGACATGGCTTTGGTGAACAGCAAGTGTCTTTAGCTTTTCGAATGTGTGTCCTGACCATACCACCACTTTCGAATCGAGACCAACTGAGACGAGAATCGAGTTGTCGTAAGACCAGGCGAGGTCCTGGACGTCGCTGTCGTGGCCTACGAGGCGTTTGTGGGTTTTCCAATTCTCGATGGGCGGTGGCTCGTTGGTGCCGAATGTGGTGGCGTGTGATGGAGGGTTGCTGTCGAGCTGGTAGATGCAGATGACACGGTCGTCGGCGCCGGAAGCGAGGTAGCGATTATTTGGGGAGAATCGGACGGAATGGATGGTGCCCAGGTGGTGGCTCATGTGGCAGAGCTGTCGCGGGGCCGAGTAGCCTTCGACATGACCATTGTAGATTGAATCGGTCGACCAGATGCGAACATGGCCATCTCCGCCAGCGGTGGCCAGTCTCTTTCCATCCTGGGAGACGTGGCAACTGTAAACCTCAAAGTCCTTCTGTTCGCCTGTAGGCAGCCGCGCGCAGCGATGGTCAGCAATTCCGAGGTGTTTCAAGTGCAGAGGGAATTCAAGAGAGAAAACTCACCACTATGGCGAAGCCACGAAGGCTTGATGATGTACATGTTGTGTTGGGTGTGCCAGTAACTAAGGATGGACGTATGTACTTATGACGAAGTTTTGGCGATATGGATAGTGATGGTTGAAAGAAGCACGCGTGCGCGCGCCGGACCGCGTCCGCTAGCCAAGTCTAATTAGAAGGCCGTAAGGCGCGCGCCCAGCGGAGGGGAGTGCTGGGCCTGTTTTTTTCTTATCGAGATCTCGGCTAATCGGACATTTGCATCACCGTCAAGATGGGTACACGATTTGGAGCTGCAAGACCCGTCTCGTGTAGGCCATAAGCTTCTCGGATTTCCGCATCCGTAGGACTTTGATCAGGTTAACTCCTGATGGGGTTCGACAAAGGATACATTTCCAGTCTGACGGTGTATTCATTAACCGCTATTCAATTCACATGAATCCCTGATGCTGATTTCGTTCCAAGTTCCAACAGCTTGGAATTCCAAAACCTTGGTCCAAAACGGGCTAGCGCCTTTGAGCTGCTGCCAAATTTATTTTTAACGTGGGGTGCAGCGGCCATcacccctcaccctcccttGTCacagcaccttgatggcccaCCATCCTACATCGTCATTCTTTCACCTGCCATCCGGACAAAAGACCGCTTGCGACATTCTCTCTCATTCCCAAGCCCTTACCCCTTGGGTTCCTGGACCTGGCTGGCACATCATACCATCCACTCCAGGCTGGGCTCAAACGAAGCACAGCCATCACCTAGCGAGTGGCTACTATGCCGTCCTATTCCTATCATTTAATCTTCGAGCTTTATGCGACGCCCGatcccaccacctctgccGTCGCCGATACCATCAACGACATCTGGGTCCCCACCCCAACCTGCCCGACAATCTTTGACGATCTCCCCTCTCACACTCCACGCAGCGCTCgcccgccttctcctcgacatctTCCATTTCGACCGAATCATCAGAGTCACCATCTCTACGAAGCCGGACCAAGCTCCGTTCCTCCACCAGACTTTTCCTACGCGTCAGGCAAGGTAATCGACTGCGGCCGCCACCGAGGAACAACAAACGTAGAGCCCAACCAAGATATCACCCCGAACCCCGCCACCAAGCGACGCAACATCGTTCACGTAAGTGAGCGTCAGTGGCGCGAGAGGGAGACCTCAGCCGACATCCCTCTCAAACCCGAAATTCAAGGGATAGGGCCCAACAAGGCAACCAAAGACTGGCGATTCGGGCGCATCAACATTGAGAGCTTCGATCCCGCGTCTGTCCCATCAAACAACGGAAAGGCGAAAGAAGTCATCATGGAGGGACACGGCAGGCAGCCGGCGGCCAGCCTAGGTCCTAACCTAGGCGGCATGGGACAAAACACCAAAGGCCGTTACATCCCAGCAGTAAACACAAAGAACACGGAAGCTGGTTGGGGAATCGTGCATCTATACCGGGAAGCCAACGAGTTCTCGGCGCTGaactcaccacccccaataCCACCCCCACCAGGACTACAAGACAgcggggttggcgaggagggaaCAGTTTTGTGTATCCCAGCGGTGCCATCCTACATGTCACCATCGGATTTCTTGGGGTTCATTGGTGAGCCCTGGAGGGGAAGCGTAAGCCATTACCGAATGGTCTCGACAAGCAGGATGAACCGGTACATGGTCCTCATGAAGTTCAAAGACAAAAAGACGGCCACGGAATGGAGAAAAGAGTTTGACGGGCGGCCATTTGATACCTTGGCGGAGAGCGAGATATGTCATGTCACGTTTATCAAGAGCATCACTGTCGAGACAccaggaagaaaagggagCGAAGGCGCCggggtgggaaagggagagaCGGGCATGATCAATTCCCTTCGccctttcccaccaccaacaccaagtctAGTCGAGCTGCCTACCTGCGCGGTTTGTCTCGAGAGAATGGACGACACGGCCGGGTTGATGACGATTTTGTGCCAACACGTGTTTCACTGCACGTGTCTCCAGACATGGAAGACGAGGGGCTGCCCTATCTGCAGGGCGACGAACCCGCTCacgaagcagcagcaggagcttgatgatgaagggaaCCCCTACGCGAAGCCGTTTGGGCACGGGGTTAGTAATTTGTGCAGTGTGTGCGACGCGCCCGACAACCTCTGGATCTGCCTGATATGCGGCAATGTTGGGTGCGGGAGGTACCAGAGGGGGCATGCGAAGGAGCATTGGAAGGAGACGGCGCACAGTTTTAGTCTGGAGTTGGTGACGCAGCACGTGTGGGATTATGCGGGTGACATGTGGGTGCACAGGTTGATTAGGGAtaagggggatgggaaggtggtTGAGCTGCCTAGTGGTAATACCAATACTgctgggagtgggaggggggaggatatgGATGTTGTGCCAAGGGCGAAGTTGGAGAATATCGGGTTGGAGTACACGCATTTGCTGACTAGTCAGTTAGAGAGTCAGAGGGTGTATtttgaggagatggtgaatAAGGCTGCGGATAAGGCgaccaaggcggcggcggcggcggagaaggctGCGGGACAGGCGAaggaggcgttgagggagttgggggagctgagggaggagtgtagggttttgagggaggagacaGTGCCGGGTTTGGAGAAGGatttggcgagggagaatgCTAGGGGGCAGAAGAGTGCGGAgttggcgaggagtttgggcAAGGCTttgcaggaggagaagcaggtcACcaaggggttgatggagaggatTGAACATTtgaagaaagagggggagaagaatgCGGCGTTGGTGCAGGAGTTGAGACGGGAGAACGAGGGCCTGAAAGAGATGAATCACGATTTGACCATGTTTATCAGTGGGCAGGAAAAGCTAAAGGaaatggagaaggaggggcagcTACAGGAGGGCGAGTTGGAAGAGGGGACGGTGGGAGTTGCTGAGGGGAgtaagaagaagaagaaggggaagaataAGAAGTAGGGTCTCAGGGGCTTCTCAACGATTGGTAGACATAGTTGGACGTTTGTCGTACTTTCAGCCCTGTAGCAGCAACGAGGCATGACCAGGTGTGAGACGGCGCCAGCATCTTGCATGATCAGAGAAAATATGAATACAGTGTTGACTCTACAATTAATTACCATATGACAGCCGTGTCTCGACCCCGGTCTGAGGTGATGCAGAGCATGATGCATGTCTTGGCTGTCAAGCAACAGGTAATGCAAGACATCTTGCGTCTTCACATGCAACCCATTCTGAAGATATTACCATCCGCAAGACTCTTCAAAGACTATCGTCTGCTTGGGATGTTGATTGGCCTCTGGACGGCTTACACGGTCAGCGCCTAGCTCCCAAACCGGGTCCAGATCCCGCTGGCTTGGTGCTTCTCAGCTTGGCGGTAACGCCGAGAGCCgaggggagatggcgaggttgcATGCCGACTCGGACATGTTGCTCGATCGTATGGCCGCTCGATCTCCGGTCGTCAAAGCTATTTTTGTTAAAACAAATGGTTTAGGGCAGTTGGGTGGCTCGGTGGCTTGATGAGGCTTCCAGAGTGGGAAGGTTGGAATTAAAGGAATGTTACGCACTGCGGTAGCAAACACAGATTTGGGGTAGGACAAGATCAGCAAGCACGTGTTTTTGGAGGTTTCACACCCCCGCAATCGTCATGGAGGGGTTCAAAGGTGATAAGAAAAGATCGGAAGCGAGGGCAGTGTTGATGCCCCTGGTCAATCTCATCTCGTGTGTACATATTCTTGATTGCTACTGTATCTGTATCTTCTGCATGCCACTGCGACGACGGATATGTCACTGCAAAGATAAAAAAGCTGGCTTCTTGCTTTCGGTGGCTGCATGCGGGCGTGCTGCGCTGCAGGTTGGAAATGTGGCCACGGATAGGTAGCTCTTATCAATCGTGACAGCTTCTAGCTGCCGATCAGCCAATAAGAGGGGTCTTTTTAGTGTTGAAATGTCACTGCAAAGCAGCAGCGGGCATCAACCTGACCCCTGTCGACGCTGTTCCAGAAAGAGGATGACATCGGCTTTTTGCCCCACCGTTTTGAAGGGGGGTCGCtgattttctcttttttttcgcACATGCTTCCGGACTGGTGCTGTCACCCTGTCGTGTGCCCTGTGTGTACCTACGGGCACCTTCGAGAACCTCTCCCTCGCTCGAACCTGTATCTTGCCATCCCTCGGTTCCCTTGTTTTTCTTCATTTCCTCTCTTCCTATGTAGCGTTGACTCTCTGAAATCTCACACAACATATCTTGATCTTCTGATACCCTATACCCCAAGACACGACTACATCTCTTTCCTGTTGTTCCCCCTTCCCTACCCCGTACACCGAGAGGGACCCATCCGTCC
This window encodes:
- a CDS encoding hypothetical protein (EggNog:ENOG503NV00; COG:O; BUSCO:EOG092614ZG): MPSYSYHLIFELYATPDPTTSAVADTINDIWVPTPTCPTIFDDLPSHTPRSARPPSPRHLPFRPNHQSHHLYEAGPSSVPPPDFSYASGKVIDCGRHRGTTNVEPNQDITPNPATKRRNIVHVSERQWRERETSADIPLKPEIQGIGPNKATKDWRFGRINIESFDPASVPSNNGKAKEVIMEGHGRQPAASLGPNLGGMGQNTKGRYIPAVNTKNTEAGWGIVHLYREANEFSALNSPPPIPPPPGLQDSGVGEEGTVLCIPAVPSYMSPSDFLGFIGEPWRGSVSHYRMVSTSRMNRYMVLMKFKDKKTATEWRKEFDGRPFDTLAESEICHVTFIKSITVETPGRKGSEGAGVGKGETGMINSLRPFPPPTPSLVELPTCAVCLERMDDTAGLMTILCQHVFHCTCLQTWKTRGCPICRATNPLTKQQQELDDEGNPYAKPFGHGVSNLCSVCDAPDNLWICLICGNVGCGRYQRGHAKEHWKETAHSFSLELVTQHVWDYAGDMWVHRLIRDKGDGKVVELPSGNTNTAGSGRGEDMDVVPRAKLENIGLEYTHLLTSQLESQRVYFEEMVNKAADKATKAAAAAEKAAGQAKEALRELGELREECRVLREETVPGLEKDLARENARGQKSAELARSLGKALQEEKQVTKGLMERIEHLKKEGEKNAALVQELRRENEGLKEMNHDLTMFISGQEKLKEMEKEGQLQEGELEEGTVGVAEGSKKKKKGKNKK